The segment TCAAATTATAATAAGCTTTTCCCACCCAGCACACTAGTAATTCAGGAATTTATTCATGTTTTAGTCATTATTCACCAGAGATCGTTGTCACAACCCCCAGAAATATTAGGAAAAAGTTCAACTGTTGTAACTTCTAAATCACATTTTAAAGAAATTGATTTCACCTTACTTTTGTATAGAAAGTATTTTTTTCCATCCTGATTGATGGATCCAGATATTGCCAGTAATTTTGCATCATAAAGTGTTTGTAGTCTTCGATAGACAGTACTAATTGGAATCTTTTTTTCATTAGAAATCTCCATGGCAGATTTTGGCTTTTCTAAAGTATTATGGAGAATTTGTTTGCAATATTTATCAGCTAGAATTTCTAAAATAATTTGCTTTCTTTCATCATCAACTATCTTTTTAGATTGAAATAATTCCTGCATAGTCTAAAGAAAAATAGATTGAATTTAACAAAGATGATTGCACTGCAAGACATCGTATACACTCTAGATTAATCCTCCAAATCAAAATTAAAACATGGAACAGTTATCAAAAAAAATAGTTCTTTCGACAATAGTATTTTCAATTTTACTGATTTCATTTTCAGTGAATTTTGTAAATGCACAATCAGTTCCAGAATGGGTAAAAAATACAGCATTATGGTATGGAGAAGGAGTTGTTTCAGAACAAGAATTTCTAAACATGGTAAAATTTTTGATTGAAAATGGAGTCATTGTTATAGATAGTGTTGATACTGAAAAAGTTACACATCAAGCATTAGTCACAATTCCAAATGGAAACTCAGAGGTTGCAAGTGCAGGATTTTACCTACCATTGAATCTAGAAATCTCTAAAGACACTAAAGTTACATGGGTAAATGATGATTCAGTACCACACAACATTCAGAGTCTAGATGCAACTGGAAAAGTAATTGATTGGTTTAACAGTCCCCCATTATACACAGGTGATAAATATGAATTCGTTTTTGATGAACCTGGTGTTTACAACTACTATTGTTCATTCCATCCTTGGAGAGTAGGTTCAATTACAGTAAAGTAGAGTTGAAAAACTCTAGTTTTATTTTTTTAATTTGAATAAAATAAGAAGGAAATTGGAAATAACTATTTTTTTGACTTGTTTACAAATGCTGTCATACGCTCTTCTCTATCTGGATGAGTGAAGCAATTTCTCCATGCAAGTATTTCAAGTCCAAGACCAGTATCAAGATCTGCATTTCGTCCTTTGTTAATTGCAACTTTAGACATTTGAACACCCATTGTAGAGTTTCCAGCTATTTGTTGTGCCATTTTCAAAGCTTCTTCTTGTAATGATGCAAGAGGAACTACATGGTTTACAAGACCTATTTCTTTTGCTTCATCAGCTTTGATCATTTTACCCGTGTAAACAAGTTCTTTTGCTTTTGCTATTCCCACAATTCGCATTAATCTTTGAGTTCCTCCCCATCCAGGTGGAACTCCGATGGTTACTTCTGGTTGTCCAAGTTTAGCAGTATCTGCTGCTATTCTAATATCACATGACATTGCAAGCTCACAGCCTCCACCTAAAGCAAAACCATTAACGGCAGCAATAGTTGGTTGTTTTACTAATTCAACAGTTGAAGTAACAAGTTGACCAGTTTTAGCATAGTCAACTGATTCCTCTGCGGAGATTTTTGACATGTATTCAATATCTGCACCAGCAGAAAATGCCTTTTCTCCTTCACCAGTCAAAATGATAACTTTTACATTATCATCATGATTTAGTTCCTCAAAAGTTTTGATTAGTTCTTTTGCAACATCTGTATTCATAGCATTGAGTTTGTCAGGTCTGTTAATTTTGACAGTACAAATGCCATCAGAAGTAGATGTGGTAACTAGTGACATGTTAATTTGGCAAAAGATATGGGAATTAAATGTTCTCTATTTTCCTAGGACTTTGCCCCATTGGGCTAATGCAGATGCAGCTGCAACCCAAGTTCTAAGATCTTGATAAACTGGAACTTTATGTTTCTCAATCAATTTTATCATTTTTTCAGTATATGGACCACCATTTCCACCTGCGATAATTGGTTTCTTCTTTTTCTTTGAGAGATCATCTAAGAAACCAACAATTGTTTCTTCAAGTGGATCATCTTGGAAGACAAACCATGGCATCGCAATATCAATATTTTTTTCATCTAGGAATTGTTGAATGACAAATCTATAATCATCGGCAGTTGCACCACCGCCAACATCTGCTGGATTTCCATTATGAATTGGAACAGTTGGTGGGAATCGGGCCTTGATTTTTTTAAGAATTGGTGGAGACATTTTTCCTATTGTCAAACCTAATCTTTCTAATTGATCAATTCCACCAATCATTGGACCAGCACCATTACTAGTCATAGCAACACGGTTACCCTTTGCAGGAGGTTGCCATGCTAGTGCTTTTAGTGCTCCAACAAGTTCTTGATAACTATCAACTGAAATAATTCCTGCTTGTTTGAATGCACCCATGATCATTGCATTTGAACCACCAAGTGAGCCGGTATGTGATGCAGCTTGTTTTGCACCTGCTGCGGTTCGACCACTCTTCCAGATTACTATGGGTTTCTTCTTTTCTTTCATTACACGTTTAGCAGTATTGATGAATTTTCTACCATCACCAAATCCTTCAACATACAAGCCAATGACTTTAGTTTGGGGATCATTTGCAGCATACCATATCATATCTGCCTCATCAACATCAGAACGATTACCAAAACTAATCATCTTGGACAAACCAAACACATCAGCACTTTCTAACATACTAATTCCCATGGTTCCACTTTGAGAGAAAAATGCAACATTTCCTAATTTTGAACGTACCATTCTTTCTTGTCCTTGAAATGCACAATCAAGACGATTAGCAGCATTAAACATTCCAATACAATTTGGACCCACCACACGGATTTTGTGTTTTAGTGATAATTCTTTTACTTCAGCTTCCATGGCAGCTCTATCACCACCAAGCTCTTTACCTCCACCTGAAACGATTACAACATTATGAATTCCTTTCTTTGCACAGGTCTTCATAATTGGTCCACATAATGAAAGATCAATACAAACAACAACAAGGTCAACTTTGGCTGGAATGTCTTCTAATGACGGATAACATTTGATTCCAAGAATTGATTTTTGTTTTGGATTAATTGGATACACCTTACCTTTGTAATCTTGTTTTCCAAGTGCATCTAAAACAGAATTACCAATTTTTCCAGGTGTTGCAGATGCTCCAACTAGTGCAACGGACTTTGGAGTGAAGAAGGATTCCATTGATTCAATGTTTGGTTTGGCTTTAGAGATAGAATTCTTTTTTAATTTATTATTTAGAATAATTTTTGCATCAACTACATAATGTGATTTTGGATAAACAATTACCGGATTAAAGTCAATGCTGTTGATGTAATCGGCATTTTCTACGCCTAATTTTCCAATGTTTACTAACATTTTTGCGACCATGTTAAGATCAACTGGCT is part of the Nitrosopumilus sp. b3 genome and harbors:
- a CDS encoding helix-turn-helix transcriptional regulator; the encoded protein is MQELFQSKKIVDDERKQIILEILADKYCKQILHNTLEKPKSAMEISNEKKIPISTVYRRLQTLYDAKLLAISGSINQDGKKYFLYKSKVKSISLKCDLEVTTVELFPNISGGCDNDLW
- a CDS encoding plastocyanin/azurin family copper-binding protein, whose protein sequence is MEQLSKKIVLSTIVFSILLISFSVNFVNAQSVPEWVKNTALWYGEGVVSEQEFLNMVKFLIENGVIVIDSVDTEKVTHQALVTIPNGNSEVASAGFYLPLNLEISKDTKVTWVNDDSVPHNIQSLDATGKVIDWFNSPPLYTGDKYEFVFDEPGVYNYYCSFHPWRVGSITVK
- a CDS encoding enoyl-CoA hydratase-related protein codes for the protein MSLVTTSTSDGICTVKINRPDKLNAMNTDVAKELIKTFEELNHDDNVKVIILTGEGEKAFSAGADIEYMSKISAEESVDYAKTGQLVTSTVELVKQPTIAAVNGFALGGGCELAMSCDIRIAADTAKLGQPEVTIGVPPGWGGTQRLMRIVGIAKAKELVYTGKMIKADEAKEIGLVNHVVPLASLQEEALKMAQQIAGNSTMGVQMSKVAINKGRNADLDTGLGLEILAWRNCFTHPDREERMTAFVNKSKK
- a CDS encoding 3-hydroxypropionate--CoA ligase, producing the protein MAAVKKIFEEIIQTDHKVITEESSKSILKTYGVKVPPYALATSADEAAKQAKKIGFPLVMKVVSPQILHKTDVGGVKVGIDNVNDVKKTFNDMYGRLSKKKGVEVKGILLEKMVPKGVELIVGIQNDPQFGPMIMAGLGGVMTEVFKDVAFRMLPISTSDAKSMINELKGSKLLKGFRGSEPVDLNMVAKMLVNIGKLGVENADYINSIDFNPVIVYPKSHYVVDAKIILNNKLKKNSISKAKPNIESMESFFTPKSVALVGASATPGKIGNSVLDALGKQDYKGKVYPINPKQKSILGIKCYPSLEDIPAKVDLVVVCIDLSLCGPIMKTCAKKGIHNVVIVSGGGKELGGDRAAMEAEVKELSLKHKIRVVGPNCIGMFNAANRLDCAFQGQERMVRSKLGNVAFFSQSGTMGISMLESADVFGLSKMISFGNRSDVDEADMIWYAANDPQTKVIGLYVEGFGDGRKFINTAKRVMKEKKKPIVIWKSGRTAAGAKQAASHTGSLGGSNAMIMGAFKQAGIISVDSYQELVGALKALAWQPPAKGNRVAMTSNGAGPMIGGIDQLERLGLTIGKMSPPILKKIKARFPPTVPIHNGNPADVGGGATADDYRFVIQQFLDEKNIDIAMPWFVFQDDPLEETIVGFLDDLSKKKKKPIIAGGNGGPYTEKMIKLIEKHKVPVYQDLRTWVAAASALAQWGKVLGK